In a genomic window of Rhinoderma darwinii isolate aRhiDar2 chromosome 10, aRhiDar2.hap1, whole genome shotgun sequence:
- the LOC142661629 gene encoding uncharacterized protein LOC142661629: protein MTFLIRTLSLLLTLAATSSALSCTTCLSTSSQTCTGSSVTCPSGFLCGSSYSETDIGGTAIRIFARECTPSSQCDVKGSIGLKQGQIKMSSSCCGTDSCTPAIPALPTTSSVPNGLVCRSCLSADSNWCYTSDTLQCTGDQNMCLLQTTQITGSASVSSAIRGCASKSICDLGSQSQTIGGTSTVVKFICTSAGMSLHKVVLTPAIACLLLLKFFF from the exons atgactttcctgatACGAACTCTGAGCCTCCTTTTAACTCTTGCAGCAACAA GTTCCGCTCTCTCGTGTACGACGTGTCTGTCTACATCTTCCCAGACCTGCACCGGCAGCAGCGTGACTTGTCCTTCTGGCTTTTTGTGTGGATCCTCATATTCAGAAACCGATATTG GTGGAACAGCGATTAGAATTTTTGCCAGGGAATGCACACCTTCATCCCAATGTGACGTCAAGGGCAGCATAGGCCTAAAGCAAGgacaaatcaagatgtcatcctcATGTTGTGGCACTGACAGCTGTACTCCTGCTATTCCTGCAT TACCTACAACAAGCTCTGTCCCCAATGGACTGGTCTGCCGATCCTGCCTTTCTGCTGACTCTAACTGGTGTTACACTTCCGATACTTTACAATGCACAGGGGACCAGAATATGTGTCTTCTCCAGACAACACAAATAACAG GATCAGCCTCAGTTTCATCAGCCATTCGGGGGTGCGCATCAAAGAGCATCTGTGATCTTGGCAGCCAGTCCCAAACCATTGGAGGAACATCAACTGTCGTTAAGTTTATCTGCACCAGTGCCGGTATGAGTCTCCATAAAGTCGTCCTGACTCCGGCCATTGCGTGTCTTCTGCTGCTGAAATTCTTCTTCTAA